In Gossypium arboreum isolate Shixiya-1 chromosome 5, ASM2569848v2, whole genome shotgun sequence, a single genomic region encodes these proteins:
- the LOC108471836 gene encoding uncharacterized protein LOC108471836: MGIVKFDDSSAPNVTRNPLPNHANQRVNGINESGSKKIKCEVAEVKTPLRRVWKEMIKRGLIVLDSKERSERKRYYCEFHNGEVHEIQECIKFRALVQDMMDNKEVEFYEELKSPEEGNICSSEGESIVKTQKVNYPVNYGCNVTIPREENPVNASEEGKDIGLYTCSRRRYNSANARVEHIKGKALVVEQMKEKTAELEPPVNKPVNEEEAKEFLKILKYGEYSIVEQLYKKLARISMLALLLSLEVHRSSLMKVLNETYVTNDISINKLDCLVSNISTDNFIFFNDDEIPPEGMGSTKALYINTRCKGYTLPGVLIDNGLALNVLPLSMLNRLPVDSSYMKTCQNIMKAFNGTERRVMERIKIPLLIGPNTYDVDFLVVGIKPSYNCLLGRP; this comes from the exons ATGGGGATTGTAAAGTTTGACGACTCATCCGCACCAAATGTAACAAGAAACCCGCTACCCAACCATGCTAACCAAAGGGTAAACGGGATAAATGAAAGTGGAAGCAAGAAAATCAAATGTGAGGTTGCGGAAGTTAAAACCCCATTGAGACGGGTCTGGAAAGAGATGATAAAAAGAGGATTGATCGTACTGGATTCGAAAGAAAGATCTGAAAGAAAGAGGTACTATTGTGAGTTCCATAATGGAGAAGTACATGAAATCCAAGAATGCATCAAGTTCAGAGCCCTAGTGCAGGACATGATGGACAACAAAGAAGTAGAGTTTTATGAAGAGCTTAAAAGCCCCGAAGAGGGAAATATATGCTCGTCGGAAGGAGAATCGATAGTGAAAACCCAAAAAGTCAACTACCCAGTG AACTATGGCTGCAATGTGACAATCCCGAGAGAGGAGAACCCAGTCAACGCTTCAGAAGAGGGCAAAGATATAGGTCTCTATACGTGTAGTAGGAGGCGCTACAATTCAGCAAATGCAAGAGTGGAGCACATAAAAGGAAAAGCCTTGGTGGTTGAACAGATGAAGGAAAAAACAGCCGAACTTGAGCCTCCCGTTAATAAGCCAGTAAATGAAGAGGAGGCTAaagaatttttgaaaattttaaagtacGGTGAGTACAGTATTGTAGAACAGCTGTATAAAAAACTAGCTCGCATCTCGATGCTAGCCTTACTTCTAAGCTTGGAGGTCCATCGTAGCTCACTGATGAAAGTTTTAAACGAAACCTATGTCACTAATGATATTTCCATTAATAAGCTAGACTGCCTAGTTAGCAACATAAGTACTGATAACTTCATcttctttaatgatgatgaaataccacccgAAGGCATGGGATCGACCAAGGCTCTGTACATCAACACCCGCTGCAAGGGGTATACGCTACCGGGGGTGTTGATTGATAACGGGTTAGCCTTGAATGTCTTACCCTTATCCATGCTGAACAGGTTACCTGTGGATAGCTCTTACATGAAAACGTGCCAAAACATAATGAAGGCATTCAACGGCACCGAAAGAAGGGTAATGGAAAGAATCAAAATACCCCTTCTGATTGGGCCAAACACGTACGATGTGGACTTCCTGGTAGTGGGCATCAAGCCTTCGTATAACTGCCTATTGGGGAGGCCTTAG